From Candidatus Nanopelagicales bacterium:
ACCGCTGCTAGGCACAGCTTTGACCCAGGGGCAGAACCAGACCTTCCCCTTGCTGGCGGCACACGTCTTGGTCTTCGTCACCTTGAGCTTGCAGTGAACACCGGAATTTGCGCCACTGGTGCACACATAGTCACCGACGTGACTGTCGCCCGCACTACCAACGATCTTGTACTTGGACTTCGGCGCGTTCCAGCCCCCGGTGTAGATCAGCGCGGTGACCTTGCCCGTGACCCCAACCAGCGCCGTGTCATGCTCAGGCAGCACACCCCACACCTCCCCGAACTTGGAGCTCTTCTTCGGGGGGTTGTTCCCATCCATGGCGTAATACTTGCCGCCCTTGACCTTCCCGCAATGAGCGGCGGTGATGAACACATTTCGCCCGCCGCTGCCCTTGCCCGCGACACCACTGGAGCACAACTCGCTTGACGGCGTCAGCAGCGCCGCACCGGAACGCCACGGCTGATCGGGCTTCCAACGCGGACCCTGAAGCGGGACGACACGCTCACCTGTGGTCACCGTGACCGGTACACCAACCGCCTTGGAGAACACCCCCCGGGTCGACTTCAGACCATCTTGATCCGTCCCGGAAACCGCGACAACTTCCGCGTCCAACCCGCTGCCGGTCTGGCTCGGTGACGACTCCACCAGCGACCACCCAGTCGACCGCCGCGACTTCCCGCGCCGCTTCCACAACTTGCCGGTCGCGACATCCAACTCAGCCTGCGTGTACGCGGCGGACGTGACAGTCACCGAAACACCCTTCGGAGGCCTAGTCAATCTGCGGGCCACCCGTCGGCCCGGCTCGTCTTTCCACGCGAAAGTCACCGAACCCTCATCTGGATCCAGCGACACTCCACCGAACCCCTCAGGGCCAATGAAATCCAAGGAGTACGCCGGTCCCAGGATCCTGGCAATCCACGCGTCCATGCGCGCCTGCCGCAACATCACACGCCGGTATTTACCTCCCTGCGGCTCACCCGAGCTACGACTACCAACGCCAGAGGTCTGAACCCGCTGCGGAACAACGCCCGCGCCATCAGCAACTGCGCCGCCGGAGGCTACGACCTCGCCCCCCCCAACGCCAGAACGACCAGCGCACCAGCCACGACAGCCGACTTGCCCTTGTTGAAGCGGGTTCCCCCTGGGGGTCCCACCCTCTGGGGGAAGGTAACCATGCCGCGACCCTACGTCAGCACCCAGATGCCGTCAACACCTACGCGCTGGACTGTCCACAGACCGACGCGGGACACTTCCTGTCCACAGCGCGGGCGGAGGCCTGGCGGGACGCTCGACGCGGACGCAAAGTGGCGTCATGTCCGATTCGCCTATCCGAGCCTTCGTTCCGCGTCACGGTCGGCTCACACCGTGCGTCGTGCTGCTGCTCGCGGTGCTGCTGGTACTCGCGACCGCGCAACCGATCTCATCGCAGGAGCCGCCATGGGCCACCGTCTGGCCAGTCGCGCAGCCCCGGATACTGAAGGACTTCGACGCTCCCGATCCGGACTGGCAGGTCGGCCATCGCGGGATCGACCTCGCCGCGAGCCAGGGAGATCCAGTTAGATCGCCGCGATCAGGCACCCTGGCCTGGCAGGGATCGGTGGCCGGAGTGCCCAGCGTCGTTGTCGCTCACGGGGCGACACGGGCGACATATCAACCAGTGGAGCCAGACGGCGTCGTCGGCCAGGCCATCCCAGCGGGATCCGTCATCGGACGCGTCTCCGCGGGCGGGCACTGCGACAGTGTGTGTCTGCACTGGGGACTGAAGCTCGGCGAACGCTACCTGGACCCGCGCCTGCTGCTCCCGGGCACCCGAGTTGTCCTGACTCAGGTCCAACCGCCCTGACCCGCAGCGCCATGCGCAGGGGCTCAGCTCGCGGTCTGGCTCAAGCTGGCGCGCATCAGCATGACGGCTTTGGTGTGCAACTGGCAGGCACGACTCTCGGTCACTCCGAGCACCTGCCCGATCTCGGCCAGCGTCATGCCCTCGTAGTAGTAGAGCGAAATGACGATCTTCTCGCGCTCCGGGAGCCCAGCGACTGCCTTGCCAAGGATCTCCTTCGTTTCCTCGACCTCGAACGCCTTGGCGGGATCCTGCGCGCGCACGTCTTCGACAGTGTCACTCAAAGTCATCCTGTCCGACCGGTCCCCGCCGATCGTGAGCAGTTCGTCCAACGCCGCCACGTGCACATACGAGACCTGACGGAACACCTGGCGCAGAGCGCGCACGGTGATCCCAAGCTCCTCGGCGACTTCCTCATCTGAGGGGTTCCGCCCGTGCTCAGCCTGCAAGGTCTGATACGCCTTCTGAACGTCGCGTGCCTTCTGACGCACCGACCTCGGAACCCAGTCGAAGCTGCGTAGCTCGTCAATGATCGCCCCGCGAATCCGGCTGACCGCGTACGTCTCGAACTTGATGGCGCGATCCGGATCAAACTTCTCGATGGCGTCTATCAGACCGAACATGCCGTTCGACACCAGATCAGCGGCTTCGACGTTGGCTGGCAGACCCACACCCACTCGCCCAGCGACGTACTTCACCAAAGGCGCGTAGTGCAGTATCAACCGCTCACGGTCCTTCTCATTGCCGTCACGCTTGAAGCTGGCCCAAAGCTGGCGGAGGCGCTCATCACTGTTCTCGGCGTCATGCTCAGCCCGGACTTCGCGCTCCCGAGCCGCTTTGTCCGGATCGAGAGGCGCTGATACGGACCCCTCAGGCCCGGGGATGCGCCTGTTCATACACCGACCTCAGCCTTTCGACGGACACGTGCGTGTAGATCTGCGTCATTGCGAGCGTAGCGTGACCGAGCATCTCCTGCACCGTACGAAGATCCGCTCCTCCTTCGACCATGTGCGTCGCCGCCGAGTGACGCAAGCTGTGGGGAGTGATTTCCGGCAAGTCCGGCAGGGCGCTAACCAACGTGTGAAGCCTGTCGCGCACTCGCCTTTGACCCAGCCTTCGCCCGCGCGGCCCAAGGAAAAGCGCCGATCCCGACTCGCGCGTGGCCCAAACGGGGCGCCCCTGATCCAGCCAGCGCCGTACGGCGCGCTGGGCCGGCGGCCCGAACGGAACTGTCCTCTCCTTGCCGCCCTTCCCCATGACTCGAAGCGTCCTGGTGTGCTCGTCGACATCCCCCACGTCCAGCCCACACAGTTCCGACACCCGCAGTCCGCACGAATACAGCACTTCGACGCAGACCATGTCGCATAACTCCTGAGCCTCGCCGCAGTCCGCTGCCACCACGGCGGACTCCGCCAGGTCCTTCGCCTGATCGGGCGTCAGGACCTTCGGCAAAGTCTGCGCCCGGCGGGGTGACGTCAGCTTCTGTCCGATGTCCGTCCCCATGTGTCCGGAGCTCGCAGCCCAGGCGGTGAACTTCCGTGTCGCGGCGATGCGTCGAGCGACCGTGTTGCGAGCTAGGCCTCTGGCCGTCATGTCCGCCAGCCAGGCTCTAAGGTCCTGGGAGGACAGCGCGTCCGGGTCGCTCACACCGCGCTCCCGAACGAAGTCGAACAGCTCGGCCATGTCTGACACGTAGGCGCGGACCGTCGCCTCTCGGTTGCCCGCCTGCGAGGCCAGATACGCGCCGAACCGCTCAAGGACCTCCGGTCCCCTCGTACCGCGCGACTGCGCGGATGAACCAGTCATGCTGGCATCCTGCCCTGCCCCGCAGCTCCTGTCAGGGACCGCGCCGCGTCGCTTGCCAGGAGGGAGCGCGCCATCCTTCGAACGTCTGCTCAACTTCGCGCGTCCGGCGCAGCTCCATCAGGATCTCCATCACCTTGGCAACAGGCAGACTGGACGTAGCCGCCAGGTCATCCACCGTCACCGGGAACCCGGTCAGACCTGCCTTCACCGCACTCAGATCCTCGGGAGCGTTTCCCACCCGTCGATCCGTCCACAGTTCAGGTTGCGAGCTCTCCGGCGAAGCTTCGGCACTCGGGCTGACCGACCCGAGAGGCTCGATCAGCTCGAGCACATCCTGGGCGCAGGTGACCAGTTCGGCCCTGCGGCCCTTGATCAGCTCGTGCGTTCCCTCCGAGGCCGATGATGTGACCGGCCCAGGAATCGCCAAGACTTGTCGGCCCAGTTCTTCCGCCTGGCGCGCGGTGTTCAGTGCCCCGGATCTTCTTCCGGCTTCGACGACGATAACCGATCGGCAAAGGGCAGCGATCAGTCTGTTGCGAACCAGGAATGAATGAGCTCGAGGTGTCTCACCCAGCGGCCGCTCCGACACGACCGCCCCGGAGTCGCGTATGCGCGCGATCAAAGGCTCGTGCGAGCTTGGGGATGCGACGTCCACGCCACCGGCCAGCACGGCAACCGTCGGGCCACCGACGGCCAGCGCACCGCGGTGAGCGGCCGCGTCGATCCCGAACGCGGCGCCGGAGAAGATGACCCAGCCAGCGTCCGCCAGCCTGCCAGCGATCTCGCCAGCGGTCCGCAGCCCGTATGGAGTAGCGGCCCGCGACCCGACGATTGCCACGGATCGCAGAGCGAGCAGCCGGAGGTTTCCCGGTCCGCTCACCCAAAGGCCACTTGGCTCGGAATCCAGGTCACCAAGCTGGGTTGGCCACTCCATGTCTCCAGCGGCGATGCGCCGATTTCCGGTGGTCATCGCGTACCCCCAGCCCGGCCATTGAGGCAAACCGCCAGAGCCATGTCGTCCACTGTCGGCTGCTCGCGGTCATTCAAGTCCGCCAACGTCCAGCACACACGCACGATCCTGTCCCTGGCGCGCATGCTGCCAGGTTGATCACCAACCCAGCGATCCAGAGCCGATCCGACCGACTCCGGAAGGGACCAGCCACGCAGAACCCCTGCGGAGACCCGCGAGTTCAAAACCCCCATCCCGCACCTGGCCTCGGCTCTGTGACGGGCCGCCAGTACGCGTTCGCGGACTTCGGCGCTGGAGTCAGCGGGTCGCCTGCCCACCGGGTCGCTGATTCGCACGCGCAAGTCGATCCTGTCCCGAAGAGGACGGGAGAGCCTGTCCCTGTAGCGCCGACTCATCATCGAGGAGCACCGGCACTGCGAGTCATCACGGCCCATGCCCCCGCATGGGCAAAGGTTCGCCGTGAGGACCAGTTGGAACAACGCCGGCAACTGGTCCACGAGCCCGGATCTGGCGATGCTTATCTGTCCGCTTTCCATCGGCTGTCGCAGGGCCTCGAGCGTCACCCGGTGAAATTCCGGCGCCTCGTCCAAAAAGAGCACCCCGCGATGAGCGAGGCTGATCAAACCGGGCCGGGCGACTCCGCCATGGACACTGCCGACCATCGCCGCATGGGACGCCGAGTGATGCGCCCCGACGAAGGGCGGCAGCCGAGTGGGACTCTCATTGGTCGAGCCGTTCGCGGCGCCGCGAATGGCGCTGACCTCCAAGGCCTGCCTATCACCCAACTGGGGCAGCAGCCCGCGGAGACGCTCAGCCAACATGGTCTTCCCGACCCCGGGCGGGCCCTCGAACAGCATGTGATGCCCTCCGGCGGCGGCGACTTCCAACGCCGTACAAGCTTCGGCCTGTCCGACCACATCGCGCAGGTCACAGTCCTCCGGCGCAGCCACTTCCGCACCGATCAGGTTGCCAGGGGTCGACTCCGCCCGGCGCTCGCCACGCAACATCGCCACCACAGCGCCCAGCCCGGCTGCGGGAATCACATCGATTCCCGGGACCAGCGCCATGTCGGGCGCCATGGTCTGAGACGTAAACACGCGTACTTCGGGGCCCATCGCGTCACCTATGGCCAGCGCCATCGCTATGGCGCCGCGGATGGGACGCAAGGACCCGTCCAGAGCCAGCTCACCGACGAAGACCGCCCCAGCGACGGATCTTGCCGGGACTGCGCCACTCGCCGCCAGGACGGCAACTGCCACTGCCAGGTCGAGCCCGGATCCCCTCTTCTGCTCCGATGCCGGCGACAGTCCGACCGTGATTCGCCGCGAGGGCCAGTCGAGCCCGCTGTTGACGACCGCGGATCTAACGCGGTCACGCGATTCACTCACCGCTGTGTCCGCCAACCCAACGATCGTCATGCTCGGAAGCCCGTTGGCGAGGTGCACATGCACGTCAACCAACTGCCCAGCGAGCCCGTGGGCTACTACGCCAGCCACGCACGCCAACGGCATTACTCGACCCCAGTGATGTGGTCGATCGTGGCTTCCCCAGATCGGTGCAGCGATACCGACACCACGTCGATCCGAACCTGGCCCACACGCAGACGGCGTTCGGACAGCCATGCGGCGCCCAACTTGCGAAGGCGAGCGACTTTCACAGGTGTCACCGCCTCAGCACCGCTGCCGTGCGAAGTGCCCGACCTGGTCTTCACCTCGCACACGACTAAGCAACTGCCGTCCGCGGCCACGATGTCCAGCTCGCCGAGCCGACATCGCCAATTGCGCTCAAGCACTCTCAAGCCACGGCGCACCAAGTGCGCGGCGGCCAGGTCCTCCCCGAGCCGACCCAGTCTCTTGTTGTCGTCACCCATAGCGTCCCCCCTCCTCATTGGAGCGAGGCAGCAGCCGCCTGTCACCCGGATCGCCGGTCCTGGGGATAGCGGCGGATGGGCCGGGGGCGGTGGATAACGCTATGGCGAGAGCATGCCCTGCAACGCCCAGGATCGACGATGCTGCGGGCACAGCCCGTCAGTCCGCATTGCCGCCAGTTGCGCCGGTGCGGCGTAGCCCTTGTTCTCTTGCCACCTGTACACGGGCCATTGGCAGGCGAGTTCGCACATGATCTTGTCCCGCGTCGTCTTCGCGATGACACTCGCCGCGGCGACCGATGAACATCGCTGGTCGCCACGAACCACAGTGGTAACAGCGGCCACCTCAACATCCGGCCACGGAACCGGGTCAAAGAGCAGTTCAGAACCGCGGCTCAGCCAGTCGTGAGTCCCATCGAGGATGATGGCGCCAACTTCCGGCACATTCGCCAGAGCCCTCAGGGCCGCGAGCCTTAGGGCTGACATGATCCCGTACTCATCGATTTCCCCGGCTGACGCATGACCCACACAGTGCCCCGCGGCCCAACCCCTGACCTCAGGGGCGAGCGCCTCTCTCGCGGCGGGGCTGAGCAACTTGGAGTCCTTCAGCCCCACCGGAGCGGTTCCGGTGTCTGATCGCACGACGACAACACCAACGCTGACCGGACCCGCGATGGCACCGCGCCCGACTTCGTCCACACCAGCTACTACGGTCGCGCCTCCGCGCATCATGGCTCGCTCCAGGCGCAGAGTCGGCTTCAACGCGCCTAACCGCTGTTCATCTGCTCGGCCCACTTGGGCGTCGACAGCAGCTGCGCGCGACTCAGCGGCCAGATGATCGCGAACGCCTTCCCCAGGACCCGATCAGTCGGCACAAACCCTCCCCCTGGTTCCCCCATGTGTGCCCGCGAGTCGGCTGAGGCGCCTCGATGATCTCCCAGGACCCAGAGCTTCTCCTCCGGCACCACGACATCGAACTTGGTCTCGCTCGGCGCGTTCTTCGGGAACAGGTACTGCGACTCAGCTATCGGTTCGCCGTTGATCATGATCTGACCTTTGGCGTTGCAGCACTTCACGCGATCGCCCGCGACGCCGATCACGCGCTTGACGAACACTGTGTCAGGAGGCGCGACAACGCCGATTGTTCGCCCCAGCTCTGTCATCAAGTCGCCGACCGGACCGTTTGACTTGTTCTTGTGGCCGGCGGGCACGAAGGAGTCCACGCCGTCGAACACGACAATGTCGCCGCGCTGCGGCTGCGAGAACCTGTACGTGAACCGGTTCACCGCCACGCGGTCGCCCACCAGAAGCGTGTTCTCCATCGACCCGGAGGGGATGTAGAAGATCTGAACAATGAATGTCTTGATCAGGAACGCGAGGAATATCGCCGCCACGATGACGATCGGGATCTCAACCCACGCTGGGATCTTTCGCGAACTCTTCGCCGTGTTCGCTGGTGTCTCAGTCGTCGCCACGATCAGACCCTACTCGGGCGCGCGCTCGCCGGCAGCCTGTGCGCTGGCTCAGTCCCGCTTCTCACGGATCTTCGCGGCCTTGCCTCGCAGGGAACGCAGGTAGTACAGCTTGGCTCGGCGCACATCGCCCCGAACAACGCGCTCGATCTTGTCGATGATCGGGCTGTGCAGCGGAAACGTTCGCTCGACGCCGGTACCGAATGAGATCTTGCGAACCGTGAAGGTCTCCCGCACTCCTTCACTATGGCGCCGGATCACGACTCCCTGGAAGACCTGGATCCGCGAGCGAGTTCCCTCGACGACTTTCACGTGGACCTTGACCGTGTCACCGGGCCGGAACTCGGGGATGTCATCCCTGACCGAAGCCTCATCGATGAAATCCAACTTGCGCATGATCGCTACTCTCCGCGAGCGCCACAGATCGCTCACTAAGTCCGTTCAAGATCAAGGTGGTTCACCGGCGCCCCCTGTGGCAGGCAAGCCGGACAACACCACCGTGCCCGAGTATGACACGCGGACCATCGGATCGGCCAAGTCGCGTGGGGCCGAGAGCTACGCCAGGTCCGGACGGAGTAGCTCGGTCCGGCGTCGCGACTGATCCTCGCGCCAAGCGCGTATCGCCTCGTGATCACCAGACAGGAGTACGTCGGGCACATCGAGCCCCCGCCAGGATCTCGGCTTGGTGTATGCGGGTCCTTCAAGCGGGCCAGCGACCCGATCCGGGCCGAACGAGTCGTCGCTCGCGCTGCCTGGATTCCCCAACACCCCGGGCAACAATCGGACCGTCGCCTCGATGATGGCGAGCGCGGCGACCTCTCCTCCCGCGAGCACGTAGTCGCCCAGCGACACCTCGTCCACTGGCCACTGGCGTTCGTAGTGCCGCCAGACGCGGTCATCGATGCCCTCATACCTGCCGCACGCGAAGACCAGACCCGGCAGCTCGGCGTACTCGCGGGCTGTTTCCTGGCGGAACAGCCGCCCGGAAGGTGACGGCACCACGATTCTGGTTCCGATCGCCGCTTCGGCCAGCACGTGATCGAGAGCCTCGCCCCAGGGCTCGGGCTTCATGACCATGCCGGGCCCGCCGCCGGACGGCGAGTCATCGACCGTGCGGTGCCGATCATGCGCGAAATCGCGCAGGTCGTGAACGCGCAAATCAACAAGGCCCGACCCAACCGACTTGCCCACCAGCGACAGCCCAAGAGGCGCGAGGTAGTCCGGAAACACCGTGACGACGTCGATCCTCAACGCCGGTCCTCTCCGGTCTCAACCGATTCCTCGTCGAGGAGACCGGCCGGAGGATCGATGACAAGGCCCTGTTCATCGACCACTGGCACCATGGAGGACACGAAGGGCACCCGCGCGACGCGCTCATCTGTCAGACGCACGACGAGCAGGTCGTGCCCGGGCGGGTGCTCCACGCCGGTCACTTCACCCAGCGTGTTCCCTGCCGTCCCCCTGCACGCCAGCCCGATCAGCTGGCGGTCGTACCATTCGTCCTCCCCGGATGGCCTGGCATCGGGGTCCACATCCGCGTACAGATCGGCGCCTCTAGATTCCTCGGCAGCCTCGCGATCCTCAATCCCGGCAAGACGAACCACCAACCGACCCGAGATGAGTCGCGCGCGGTCGATGCGTGTACTTGTTTCTCCACCGTCGCGAACAAGAATCACCGTCGCCCCAGCGGCAAGCCGGAGTTCCGGCTCGTCGGTCGTCACGCTGACAGTCACGTCGCCAGCTAGCCCGTGTGGTCGTCCGATGCGGGCGACCAAGACGCGCATGTCAGGTACTGTCCGGCGAGCTCGACGTGTCCTGCGACTCAGGCGGGATCTCACCCCGCGGTGGACGGGATCCTCCAAGGCCATCGGAGAAGTCGACGCGGACTTGCCTGCGCCCGGCCAACGCGCTAATCACGGTGCGAAACGCGGTAGCGGTCCGCCCGGCTTTGCCGATAACGCGACCCATGTCATCGGGGTTCACCAGGACTCTGAGCGTCAGTCCCCGGCGGCCGTCCCGCGCCTTGACGGATACGTCGTCGGGATTGTCCACTATGCCGCGAACCAGGTGCTCCAATGCTTCGGCCAACATGTCAGGCCTCAGCCTCAGCGGGAGCCTCAGCAGGCGCCTCGGCAGGAGCCTCAGCAGGGGCCTCGGCAGGAGCCTCAGCAGGCGCTTCGGCAGGCGCTTCGACCTCAGCCTTGGCAGGGGCCTTGGCGGGGGCCTTGGATGCCTTCTTGGCAGCAGCCTTCTTCACGACCGGTGCGTCAGACGCCTCCGCTGAACCCTTCTCCGCCTCCGCGCTGGCTGCGGCCGCCCGGTCATCGCGGGCCTTCTTCGCGGCCTTCGCCTTCAGCTTCTCCACCCGCTCCTTCTCCTCAGACGCCTGCTTGGACGCACTGTCGAACACCGCGAGCTTGTCGACCTTCTCAGCAGCCACCCGAAGAGTGCCCTCAGCTCCAGGGAGCCCCTTGAACTTCTGCCAATCGCCGGTGACCTTCAGAATCGCTAGAACCGGCTCGGTCGGCTGTGCGCCGACTGACAACCAGTGCTGCACCCGCGCGGAGTTGACCTGGATCAGGCTCGGCTCCCGCTTCGGCTGGTAGATCCCCAACTCCTCGATGGCCCTGCCGCTACGCCTCGTGCGCGCGTCCGCCACAACGATTCGGTACTGCGGTATCCGGATCTTGCCGATCCGCTTCAACTTAATCTTGACAGCCACTAGTGACGTGTCTCCTGTCGTTGTCGTTCCGAGGGCCTCGATCGCCGGTGGGATACGCCGAATCGATAGCCCAATGTCCACGATCGCCTCCGGGATAGAGGGCCTGTGGCGATCTAGGGTCAAAGTGTGCCAGATCCCGGCCAAACCCCAAAGCCCGGTAACCCGTAGTCAGCCCAGGAAGTCCTTGAACTCAGGCGGCAGTTCCACCGATGGCTGCCCACTGCCGGTCCCGTTCAGAGCCGCCGCCTGCTCCTGAGCCCTCTTCGCGGGGTTGCCGGACCGACCCTTCTTGGTCTTGGTCGGACGCACAGCGCGAGCGACGCGCCTGCCCGGCATCGCGGGCATTCCCGGGATCCCAGCGCCTTTCCCGGCGCGCATCTGCTTCATCATCTTCTGCGCCTCGCCGAACCGCTCGACGAGTTGGTTAACGTGAACCACCTCGACACCGGCCCCCTTGGCGATGCGAGCCCGGCGCGATCCGTTCAGCACCTTCGGGTCCGCGCGCTCTTGCGGCGTCATCGACTGGATGATCGCGGCGACTCGGTCCAGATCTCGTTCGTCAACGGACGCCAGTTGCGCCTTCATCTCGCCCATCCCGGGCAGCATCCCCAGGAGCTTCGTCAACGATCCCATCTTCTTGACCGCTTGCATCTGCTCCAAGAAGTCCGACAGCGTGAAGCTCTCTCCCCGCTCGACCTTGTCGGCCATTCGCGCGGCCTGTTCGGAGTCGAACGCCCGCTCGGCTTGCTCGATCAGCGTGAGCACGTCCCCCATGTCGAGGATCCGTGATGCCATCCGGTCCGGATGGAACGCCTCGAAGTCCTGGACCTTCTCCCCTGTGGACGCGAACATGATGGGTCGTCCGGTCACACCGACGATGGACAAGGCCGCGCCACCCCGAGCGTCGCCGTCCAGCTTCGTCAGGACTACTCCGTCGAACCCGACGCCGTCCACGAACGCGGTCGCCGTGGCGACAGCGTCCTGACCGATCATCGAATCGACAACCAGAAGCGTCTCGTCCGGAGACACCGCGTCGCGGATGTCGCGGAGCTGGGCCATCAGATCTGAATCGATCGCCAGTCGGCCGGCCGTGTCGACGATGACTATGTCGTGCAGCTTCACCTCTGCTTCGGCTACCGAACGGCGGGCCACGTCAACCGGATCACCGACGCCGTTGCCCGGCTCGGGGGCGAACACGGGGATTCCGGCCTGTTCGCCGACGATCCGCAACTGGTCAACCGCGTTCGGGCGCTGCAGGTCGGCCGCGACTAGTAGCGGCTGATGACCCTGGTGGCGAAGGTGCGCCCCGAGTTTGCCGGCCAAGGTCGTCTTGCCTGAACCCTGGAGACCGGCCAGCACGATCACTGTCGGTGGCTTCTTCGCGAAGCGGAGTCTGCGTGTCTGGCCACCCAGGATCCCCACGAGTTCGTCCTGGACGATCTTTACGACCTGCTGCGCCGGGTTGAGCGCACGGGAGACCTCCGTATCGAGTGCCCGCTCTTTGATGCGGGCGCAGAAGCCACGCACGACGGGGAGCGCCACATCGGCGTCGAGCATCGCGATCCGGATCTCCCGAACCGTCTCGTCAATGTCGGCTTCGCTTAACCGTCCCTTGCCGCGCAGATTCTTGAAAGTGGCGGCCAGACGGTCAGATAGTGTCCCGAACAAACTTCCCCTTGGGCTGGTACAAACGCGAGACCCCAGGGTAGCGCCGACTCCACCGCCTCCTGGACTTGACGCTGATACGGCCGGTCATCGAGGACGGGTCTTGAATTGAGTCAGCCCCGCGTCAAGCGGGGCCAGAGGAACGAACGGTGTCTCGATCAGGCGGTGCGAACGGCGGCTATGGGAGCGCCTAGGTCGGCCATCAGCTTCGCGACATCGGTCATGCTGATGGGGCGATACTCTCCGGAATACAGCCCGGCGTAGTACTGGTCGGACGCCGGTACCCAGCGTCCTGACTCGTAGAATTCCATGAAGTCGTCGACGTCAGCGTCTTCGCGCACGCGAATCAACCACGTCGGGGATGCCCCCCAGACGCGGTCGTAGTACGTGTAGCCGTCGGTCACACCATTCACGGTACTCCCCAGCGACCTGGTGGGCGAGCCACATCAGCCCACAGTCGCTTGAGTTCGCGGTCAAGCCGCTTCCTAGCTGGTCCTCGAGTCACTCGAGCCTGCGAGTAGAGACCGGCCACCCGACGACTGCCCGCTATCCGCGCCGATTCGCGCGTGTGGAACTGAATCTCGAACAGCTGGGACCCGATCTCCCACGTGGCGTTCACGCCCTTGTATCTGGAATCGCTCCACAGGTCGCGCCAACGCGACGGTAGAGCTCTGGCTCCCGCGCCCGCTAGGCGACGCACCGTCCGCTCAAGGACATCAGCGTAGGACCGGCTAGAAGCGGCCACGCGGTAGCGGACCAAATCGTCCAGTCCCGCGACGAGCGCCGCCTGCTCCATCGCGCCTGATCTTCCTGCCGCCACCTCGATCTTGCGGACTGCGCTCTCAATGGACTTGAGTCGGGTCGCCAGGTCGACAAGCTCGGCATCCTGACCCATGAGCACTTCGCGCATCATCCGGGTGATTCTCGGTTCGTGAGCGCTCGCATCGGCGAGCGCATCCGCTGTCAATCGCCTGAGATCGTCGCCTTCATGGAAGGCGCCTGACACGCTGCGCGTTGGCGGCCGGGGACCACCACCGCTCGATGCCCCAGTC
This genomic window contains:
- the rpsP gene encoding 30S ribosomal protein S16, with the protein product MAVKIKLKRIGKIRIPQYRIVVADARTRRSGRAIEELGIYQPKREPSLIQVNSARVQHWLSVGAQPTEPVLAILKVTGDWQKFKGLPGAEGTLRVAAEKVDKLAVFDSASKQASEEKERVEKLKAKAAKKARDDRAAAASAEAEKGSAEASDAPVVKKAAAKKASKAPAKAPAKAEVEAPAEAPAEAPAEAPAEAPAEAPAEAPAEAEA
- the trmD gene encoding tRNA (guanosine(37)-N1)-methyltransferase TrmD, with the translated sequence MRIDVVTVFPDYLAPLGLSLVGKSVGSGLVDLRVHDLRDFAHDRHRTVDDSPSGGGPGMVMKPEPWGEALDHVLAEAAIGTRIVVPSPSGRLFRQETAREYAELPGLVFACGRYEGIDDRVWRHYERQWPVDEVSLGDYVLAGGEVAALAIIEATVRLLPGVLGNPGSASDDSFGPDRVAGPLEGPAYTKPRSWRGLDVPDVLLSGDHEAIRAWREDQSRRRTELLRPDLA
- the rplS gene encoding 50S ribosomal protein L19 yields the protein MRKLDFIDEASVRDDIPEFRPGDTVKVHVKVVEGTRSRIQVFQGVVIRRHSEGVRETFTVRKISFGTGVERTFPLHSPIIDKIERVVRGDVRRAKLYYLRSLRGKAAKIREKRD
- a CDS encoding RNA-binding protein; the encoded protein is MLAEALEHLVRGIVDNPDDVSVKARDGRRGLTLRVLVNPDDMGRVIGKAGRTATAFRTVISALAGRRQVRVDFSDGLGGSRPPRGEIPPESQDTSSSPDST
- the rimM gene encoding ribosome maturation factor RimM (Essential for efficient processing of 16S rRNA) → MRVLVARIGRPHGLAGDVTVSVTTDEPELRLAAGATVILVRDGGETSTRIDRARLISGRLVVRLAGIEDREAAEESRGADLYADVDPDARPSGEDEWYDRQLIGLACRGTAGNTLGEVTGVEHPPGHDLLVVRLTDERVARVPFVSSMVPVVDEQGLVIDPPAGLLDEESVETGEDRR
- the ffh gene encoding signal recognition particle protein, translated to MFGTLSDRLAATFKNLRGKGRLSEADIDETVREIRIAMLDADVALPVVRGFCARIKERALDTEVSRALNPAQQVVKIVQDELVGILGGQTRRLRFAKKPPTVIVLAGLQGSGKTTLAGKLGAHLRHQGHQPLLVAADLQRPNAVDQLRIVGEQAGIPVFAPEPGNGVGDPVDVARRSVAEAEVKLHDIVIVDTAGRLAIDSDLMAQLRDIRDAVSPDETLLVVDSMIGQDAVATATAFVDGVGFDGVVLTKLDGDARGGAALSIVGVTGRPIMFASTGEKVQDFEAFHPDRMASRILDMGDVLTLIEQAERAFDSEQAARMADKVERGESFTLSDFLEQMQAVKKMGSLTKLLGMLPGMGEMKAQLASVDERDLDRVAAIIQSMTPQERADPKVLNGSRRARIAKGAGVEVVHVNQLVERFGEAQKMMKQMRAGKGAGIPGMPAMPGRRVARAVRPTKTKKGRSGNPAKRAQEQAAALNGTGSGQPSVELPPEFKDFLG